The following are from one region of the Bradyrhizobium septentrionale genome:
- a CDS encoding GIY-YIG nuclease family protein: MARETVVCGVYLLRFRGGARYIGCSTNVGTRFSLHRKDMREGRHTRDVQRAFDEWGYPTLEILLECDPSELREREAELIREIVPELNAKPSGRRPRGLMVRRRKTADPAASRKVVPCRDWHWLDAVTGRE, from the coding sequence ATGGCGCGCGAGACGGTCGTTTGCGGGGTCTACTTGCTGCGGTTCAGGGGAGGGGCGCGGTACATTGGATGTTCTACGAACGTCGGGACGAGATTCTCACTGCATCGTAAGGACATGCGCGAAGGTCGGCATACGCGCGACGTTCAGCGGGCCTTCGATGAATGGGGGTATCCGACGTTGGAAATCCTGCTCGAATGCGATCCGTCAGAGCTGAGGGAGCGCGAGGCGGAACTGATCCGCGAGATCGTTCCGGAGCTAAACGCGAAGCCGAGCGGGCGGCGTCCGCGGGGTCTGATGGTGAGGAGGCGAAAGACGGCGGACCCAGCCGCCTCAAGGAAGGTGGTTCCGTGTCGCGACTGGCACTGGCTGGACGCCGTCACCGGTCGGGAGTGA
- the thyX gene encoding FAD-dependent thymidylate synthase, whose translation MNDNPSNKIDVLDHGYARLVDSMGSDLSVVRAARVSYDAAWRAGEDTGSDHRLIRYLWRNHHTSPFEAVTFTFEVKAPIFVFRQWHRHRTWAYNEVSARYTELPEEFYVPKPEHYGTQSKVNKQVRDIGGVDGYSAEEWQKFLRWEDEQRSYMEQGFALYRKHLAEGMPRELARIILPFATYSHQFASVDLLNLMKFLTLRHHSHSQYEIRVYAEAMLQLIEPIVPECVKAWKESVA comes from the coding sequence GTGAACGACAATCCGTCCAATAAGATCGACGTCCTCGACCATGGCTACGCGCGCCTGGTCGACAGCATGGGCAGCGACCTGTCCGTGGTCCGCGCCGCCCGCGTGTCTTACGACGCGGCATGGCGCGCCGGCGAGGACACCGGCAGTGACCATCGGCTGATCCGCTATCTCTGGCGCAACCACCACACCTCGCCGTTCGAGGCGGTGACGTTCACCTTCGAGGTGAAGGCGCCGATCTTCGTGTTCCGGCAATGGCACCGGCATCGCACGTGGGCATACAACGAAGTGTCCGCCCGGTACACCGAGCTCCCCGAGGAGTTCTATGTGCCGAAGCCGGAGCATTACGGCACGCAGAGCAAGGTGAACAAGCAGGTCCGCGACATCGGTGGCGTCGACGGGTATTCGGCGGAGGAGTGGCAAAAATTTCTGCGCTGGGAGGATGAGCAGCGCTCCTACATGGAGCAAGGCTTCGCGCTCTACCGCAAGCACCTGGCCGAGGGGATGCCGCGCGAGCTCGCGCGGATCATTCTCCCGTTCGCGACATACTCGCACCAGTTCGCGAGCGTTGACCTGCTGAACCTGATGAAGTTCCTCACGCTGCGCCATCACTCGCATTCTCAATACGAGATCCGGGTCTATGCCGAGGCGATGCTGCAGCTGATCGAGCCGATCGTGCCGGAGTGCGTGAAGGCGTGGAAGGAGAGCGTGGCATGA
- a CDS encoding metallophosphoesterase family protein, with protein MTSRTYAIADLHGRYDLLERALWSIKAHAKGVKHKIITLGDYIDRGPQSKGIIETLMEAQARGLPFICLKGNHEDMMVQTLRKPLDHNWWITNGGGTTLMSYGHVRYGDYDPTVVPEAHIDWMDQLPLYHVDAHRVFVHAYVKQGVPLEQQGTELLLWSRYPVGAEDGYRDLHVVHGHDYFEDGPKLFKGRTNLDTRAYHTGRLVVGVFDDDQPGGPIGAIEIKGDPR; from the coding sequence ATGACGTCAAGGACCTATGCAATCGCGGACCTGCACGGCCGCTACGATCTTCTCGAGCGCGCCCTGTGGTCCATCAAGGCCCACGCCAAGGGCGTGAAGCACAAGATCATCACGCTCGGCGACTACATCGACCGTGGCCCGCAGAGCAAAGGCATCATCGAGACGCTGATGGAGGCGCAGGCGCGCGGCCTGCCATTCATCTGCCTCAAGGGCAACCACGAGGACATGATGGTCCAGACCCTGCGCAAGCCGCTGGATCACAACTGGTGGATCACCAATGGCGGCGGCACCACGCTGATGTCGTACGGTCATGTGAGGTACGGCGACTACGACCCGACCGTCGTACCGGAGGCGCACATCGACTGGATGGACCAGCTGCCGCTGTATCACGTCGACGCGCACCGCGTGTTCGTGCACGCCTACGTCAAGCAGGGCGTGCCGCTGGAGCAGCAGGGCACCGAGTTGCTGCTCTGGTCGCGCTATCCGGTTGGCGCCGAGGACGGCTATCGCGACCTCCACGTCGTGCACGGCCACGATTACTTCGAGGACGGCCCCAAGCTCTTCAAGGGCCGCACCAACCTCGACACCCGCGCCTATCACACTGGCCGGCTGGTCGTCGGCGTATTCGATGACGACCAGCCAGGTGGGCCGATTGGCGCCATCGAGATCAAGGGAGATCCCCGCTAA
- a CDS encoding AAA family ATPase — protein MDDWGKNIEAVADALFGKPTSSKKDELRYGKRGSLRVNTDTGFWDDFESGEGGGTLALIKREMGLEGKDAIEWMRTELKLEIEDRAPEQRSERRDQRDQRERPAPAPAKPKQDGPKPKIVKTYDYVDASGEFLFQVVRMEPKNFLQRRKPRKDDDPNDIKNGWVWKQDVKPQVPYRLPELLEAIADERTIFVVEGEKDVDNLWAMGVPATCNAGGAGKWPEELTQYFRGANVVIPPDNDPQAKNPRTGEPRFHPDGRPVLPGQDHVKLVASKLEGAAESIRILSLPDLPEKGDTSDWIAAGGTSEALYRLVDEKSCTAAEYTAALDLAWLSKNFKSKFGAVVWGEPRTAQQKYEYIIKGLIPRRETVLIYGASQSGKSFFTQDMAMAVSQGGEYLGRKVRRGLVIYCAAEAGSGFVYKRFAGYAAGKGLPDDVYLPFICLTKKFDLFGNDQQVTELIAECKYWVAWWNATYPNDQVELEAVVIDTLNKVTPAMDEINGKEVGLVMSRLDRIREELNTGLWLVHHMNASGTGPRGHTSLYAAFETAIHVGRYDHTEKDAPPRIKDGNNLRDRRFTRMSKQREGEDGEVTDFYLRGVICGYDEDNEIIPGAVVEWIDTPKSREADKTVQESGVQLTDQRANVYRALLRAMEESGIAAPPSLRLPKAITRVVNRSYWFAAYRKYYAEDDSEDAVKKALQRANDFLIRSGVIGRDNPWVWITGKRVRGEARMIAAPEQETAPQAAPVDEGDPVDQNETNWEQFDGDDAPLVEPEMELMEPVPGQETGQSVGEPELEGASE, from the coding sequence ATGGACGACTGGGGTAAAAATATCGAAGCGGTCGCCGACGCTCTGTTCGGCAAGCCGACGTCCAGCAAGAAGGACGAGTTGCGCTACGGCAAGCGCGGCTCGCTCCGCGTCAACACCGACACCGGCTTCTGGGATGACTTCGAATCCGGCGAGGGCGGCGGCACGCTCGCGCTGATCAAGCGCGAGATGGGACTCGAGGGCAAGGACGCCATCGAGTGGATGCGGACCGAGCTGAAGCTGGAGATCGAGGATCGCGCACCCGAGCAGCGGTCTGAGCGACGCGATCAGCGCGATCAGCGCGAGCGTCCGGCTCCGGCGCCGGCGAAGCCAAAGCAGGACGGTCCGAAGCCCAAGATCGTCAAGACCTACGACTATGTCGACGCCAGCGGCGAGTTCCTGTTTCAGGTCGTCCGTATGGAGCCGAAGAATTTCCTGCAGCGCCGCAAGCCGCGCAAGGATGACGACCCGAACGACATCAAGAACGGCTGGGTCTGGAAGCAGGACGTCAAGCCGCAGGTCCCGTACCGGCTGCCCGAGCTGTTGGAGGCGATCGCCGACGAGCGCACCATCTTCGTCGTCGAGGGCGAGAAGGACGTCGACAATCTGTGGGCCATGGGCGTTCCCGCGACCTGCAACGCAGGCGGCGCCGGGAAGTGGCCCGAGGAGCTGACGCAGTATTTCAGGGGCGCCAACGTCGTTATCCCGCCCGACAACGATCCGCAGGCCAAGAACCCGCGCACCGGTGAACCGCGCTTCCATCCCGATGGACGCCCGGTGTTGCCCGGCCAGGATCACGTCAAGCTGGTCGCCTCCAAGCTGGAGGGCGCCGCCGAAAGCATTCGCATCCTGTCGCTGCCCGACCTGCCGGAGAAGGGCGACACCTCGGACTGGATCGCCGCCGGCGGCACCTCGGAGGCGCTCTACCGGCTGGTCGACGAGAAGTCGTGCACGGCGGCCGAATACACCGCCGCGCTCGACCTCGCGTGGCTCAGCAAGAACTTCAAGTCGAAGTTCGGCGCCGTGGTGTGGGGCGAGCCGCGCACCGCGCAGCAGAAGTATGAATACATCATCAAGGGTCTGATCCCCCGCCGGGAGACCGTGCTGATCTACGGCGCGTCGCAGTCGGGCAAGAGCTTCTTCACCCAGGACATGGCGATGGCGGTCTCGCAGGGCGGGGAATACCTCGGCCGCAAGGTGCGTCGCGGGCTCGTGATCTATTGCGCGGCGGAGGCGGGCTCCGGCTTCGTCTACAAGCGGTTCGCGGGCTATGCGGCGGGCAAGGGTCTGCCTGACGATGTGTATCTGCCGTTCATCTGCCTGACCAAGAAGTTCGACCTATTCGGCAACGACCAGCAGGTCACCGAGCTGATCGCCGAGTGCAAATACTGGGTCGCGTGGTGGAACGCGACCTATCCGAACGATCAGGTCGAGCTCGAAGCGGTCGTGATCGACACGCTGAACAAGGTCACGCCCGCGATGGACGAGATCAACGGCAAGGAGGTCGGCCTCGTGATGTCGCGGCTCGACCGCATCCGCGAGGAGCTGAACACCGGGCTGTGGCTCGTCCATCACATGAACGCATCCGGCACCGGGCCGCGCGGCCACACCTCACTCTACGCCGCCTTCGAGACTGCCATCCATGTCGGCCGCTACGACCACACCGAGAAGGACGCGCCGCCCAGGATCAAGGACGGCAACAACCTGCGCGACCGTCGCTTCACCCGGATGTCCAAGCAGCGCGAGGGCGAGGATGGCGAAGTCACGGACTTCTACCTGCGCGGCGTGATCTGCGGCTACGACGAGGACAACGAGATCATCCCGGGCGCCGTGGTCGAATGGATCGACACGCCGAAGAGCCGCGAGGCCGACAAGACCGTGCAAGAGAGCGGTGTGCAGCTCACCGACCAGCGCGCCAACGTCTATCGCGCGCTGCTCCGGGCGATGGAGGAGAGCGGCATCGCGGCGCCGCCGAGCCTGCGGCTGCCCAAGGCGATCACCCGCGTCGTCAACCGCAGCTATTGGTTCGCCGCCTACCGGAAATACTATGCCGAGGATGACAGCGAGGACGCCGTCAAGAAGGCGCTGCAGCGCGCCAACGACTTCCTGATCCGCTCCGGCGTGATCGGTCGCGACAATCCGTGGGTCTGGATCACCGGCAAGCGGGTTCGCGGCGAGGCGCGCATGATCGCGGCACCCGAGCAGGAGACCGCGCCGCAGGCGGCGCCGGTCGACGAGGGCGATCCGGTCGATCAGAACGAAACCAATTGGGAGCAGTTCGACGGCGACGATGCGCCGCTGGTCGAGCCGGAGATGGAGCTGATGGAGCCCGTGCCCGGGCAGGAGACCGGGCAGAGCGTCGGCGAGCCGGAGCTGGAGGGAGCGAGCGAGTGA
- a CDS encoding crossover junction endodeoxyribonuclease RuvC, which yields MTTKPSILTFDPSRKLGYGAGPIGGTPELGTVTLGNDNTPDIEVYGRCARAVDDLIVKHQPALIVVEQPFYIKGESNYGTTQLLHGLYGCICGMARSRNVQCWSVAVQTWRAMALGTAKFHGRDGAKQAMLAYCKNVGWVAVDDNAADAGGMWIWGCSTFAPYGQVPRDAFTAGVLAW from the coding sequence ATGACGACCAAGCCGTCCATCCTGACATTCGACCCGTCGCGTAAGCTCGGCTACGGCGCGGGCCCCATTGGGGGCACGCCCGAACTCGGCACGGTCACGCTCGGCAACGACAACACCCCGGACATCGAGGTGTACGGCCGGTGCGCGCGCGCGGTCGACGATCTGATCGTGAAGCATCAGCCTGCGCTGATCGTGGTCGAGCAGCCCTTCTACATCAAGGGCGAGAGCAACTACGGCACCACGCAGCTCTTGCATGGATTGTATGGATGCATCTGCGGCATGGCACGCAGTCGCAACGTGCAATGCTGGTCGGTCGCGGTCCAGACGTGGCGCGCGATGGCGCTCGGCACCGCCAAGTTTCACGGCCGCGACGGGGCCAAGCAGGCGATGCTTGCCTACTGCAAGAACGTCGGCTGGGTCGCCGTCGACGACAACGCCGCCGATGCTGGCGGCATGTGGATCTGGGGCTGCTCGACCTTCGCGCCCTACGGCCAGGTCCCACGCGATGCGTTCACCGCGGGGGTCCTCGCATGGTGA
- a CDS encoding GcrA family cell cycle regulator, with product MGDWSDTMIEKLRHYVMVEKMSAGEAEAAMKADGYTLSRNAVIGKVHRLGLSFWRKPSNVAKARRPSPATPGAVNTAPRVAKVIAARKGSTPEPAIIVNKKSAVPVTERAVDAESGEPRSPTLLELRNDQCHWPLGNFHDTPPYFYCGAPVVGEGCSWCSQHHRIAHDRTIRFSKGTSHAAVGVEA from the coding sequence GTGGGTGATTGGTCCGACACCATGATCGAGAAGCTCCGCCACTACGTGATGGTGGAGAAGATGTCCGCCGGCGAGGCGGAGGCTGCGATGAAGGCGGATGGCTACACGCTGTCGCGCAACGCCGTCATCGGCAAGGTGCACAGGCTGGGGCTTTCGTTCTGGCGCAAGCCCTCCAACGTCGCCAAGGCGCGCAGGCCGAGTCCGGCTACGCCGGGTGCAGTCAATACCGCGCCAAGGGTCGCCAAGGTCATCGCCGCACGCAAGGGCTCCACGCCGGAGCCTGCGATTATAGTCAACAAGAAATCCGCCGTGCCCGTCACGGAGCGCGCGGTCGACGCCGAAAGCGGCGAGCCGCGTTCGCCGACGCTGCTCGAGCTGCGCAACGACCAATGTCATTGGCCGCTCGGCAATTTTCACGACACGCCCCCGTATTTCTACTGCGGCGCGCCGGTAGTTGGAGAAGGCTGTTCGTGGTGTTCGCAGCACCACCGGATCGCCCACGACAGAACGATCAGATTTTCCAAGGGGACCAGTCATGCCGCCGTTGGTGTTGAAGCGTGA
- a CDS encoding helix-turn-helix domain-containing protein, with protein sequence MIADGRRRTGSSRLKNPPPENSIRYYRQRKGLTLKEVATLLGTTHQTIQRLEELNQVLTPDWAMRIGSVLGGIPGALIAYSDDEDAYPWAARPIPVMGVIDERRQIELQQEPLYRVGLTNRPTGTVAIEVRDRTMLLDGWLLLYDDTQAEPITDDIIALQANNERFVCRLTDGTVWVRRIVPAANGLHHLETDHAPPIYDAHVKSVALVLGFERPGQDLPPR encoded by the coding sequence ATGATTGCGGACGGCCGCAGGCGGACAGGCAGCAGTCGCCTGAAGAACCCGCCGCCGGAAAACTCGATTCGCTACTACAGACAGCGCAAGGGATTGACGCTGAAGGAGGTTGCGACTCTCCTCGGCACCACCCACCAGACCATCCAGCGACTCGAGGAGCTCAATCAGGTTCTTACCCCGGACTGGGCAATGCGAATCGGTTCGGTGCTTGGCGGTATTCCCGGCGCCCTGATCGCCTATTCAGACGACGAGGACGCCTACCCGTGGGCCGCGAGGCCCATCCCGGTGATGGGGGTGATCGACGAGCGCCGGCAAATCGAGCTCCAGCAGGAGCCGCTTTACCGCGTAGGTCTGACCAACAGGCCGACCGGCACGGTTGCGATCGAGGTGCGCGACAGGACCATGCTGCTCGATGGCTGGCTCCTCCTCTACGACGACACCCAGGCCGAGCCGATCACCGATGACATCATCGCGCTGCAGGCCAACAACGAACGATTCGTCTGCCGCCTGACCGACGGCACCGTCTGGGTGCGCCGAATCGTGCCTGCTGCGAACGGTCTGCACCACCTCGAAACCGACCACGCGCCGCCGATCTACGACGCGCACGTCAAATCAGTTGCGTTGGTGCTGGGCTTCGAGAGACCGGGGCAGGACCTGCCTCCGAGATAG
- a CDS encoding YqaJ viral recombinase family protein yields MTDTDTFQPVGAFAQAVVDKIQLGAVDSHPVTDRASWLAMRTRDITASDIASICGVGYRSALAVWAEKTGKTQPQADSPILQRGRWLEPAIWRAIEDREPSWQLRPAKVYLRSPSLRVGATPDALAVDPERKGLVLIQGKVVARPTFINDWLGGDKHRGTPEVPLGYQLQTLTETMLAEARFQIEIHPVLAALVVGDFTADLHMIPVQRHEGAEQRALATVKSFWEMIANGQQPALDPSRDHDVVRKLYPVADGTTIDLSGDNEIPEMVDERLELGRQIKEREDRRDEITTTIMHKIGDASFAVIAGGRRLSAKVTNVKEKVVAPYSFRSLREVKAL; encoded by the coding sequence GTGACCGACACCGACACGTTCCAACCCGTGGGCGCGTTCGCCCAAGCCGTCGTCGACAAGATCCAGCTCGGCGCCGTCGATAGCCACCCCGTCACCGACCGCGCGTCGTGGCTCGCCATGCGGACCCGCGACATCACCGCCTCCGACATCGCGTCGATCTGCGGCGTCGGCTACCGCTCGGCGCTCGCAGTCTGGGCCGAAAAGACCGGCAAGACCCAGCCGCAGGCGGATAGCCCCATCCTGCAGCGCGGCCGCTGGCTCGAGCCCGCGATCTGGCGCGCCATCGAGGACCGCGAGCCCAGCTGGCAGCTGCGTCCTGCCAAGGTCTATCTGCGCTCGCCGTCGCTGCGCGTTGGAGCGACACCGGATGCACTGGCAGTGGACCCCGAACGCAAGGGCCTCGTGCTCATTCAGGGCAAGGTCGTTGCCCGGCCGACGTTCATCAACGACTGGCTCGGCGGCGATAAGCATCGCGGCACCCCCGAGGTGCCGCTCGGCTATCAGCTGCAGACGTTGACCGAGACCATGCTCGCCGAGGCGCGCTTCCAGATCGAAATCCATCCGGTCCTGGCCGCGCTTGTGGTCGGCGACTTCACCGCCGACCTGCACATGATCCCGGTGCAGCGCCACGAAGGCGCTGAACAGCGGGCGCTCGCCACCGTCAAGAGCTTCTGGGAGATGATCGCCAACGGCCAGCAGCCGGCGCTGGACCCGAGCCGCGACCACGACGTGGTGCGCAAGCTGTACCCTGTCGCGGACGGCACCACGATCGACCTCTCCGGCGACAACGAGATTCCCGAGATGGTTGACGAGCGCCTCGAGCTCGGCCGCCAGATCAAGGAACGCGAGGATCGTCGCGACGAGATCACCACGACGATCATGCACAAGATTGGCGATGCGTCGTTCGCAGTCATCGCAGGCGGACGCAGGCTCTCGGCCAAGGTCACCAACGTCAAGGAGAAGGTCGTCGCACCCTACTCCTTCCGCAGCCTGCGCGAAGTCAAGGCGCTCTGA
- a CDS encoding single-stranded DNA-binding protein produces MAGSVNKVILVGNLGKDPEVRRTQDGRPIANLSIATSESWRDKGTGERREKTEWHRVVIFNEGLAKVAEQYLKKGAKVYIEGQLQTRKWTDQSGVEKYSTEVVLQGFNSTMTMLSDGGGGRGGGGGDDRGSGGGNYGGGVGGAAPRRGGQDNGGQSSRFDNMDDDIPF; encoded by the coding sequence GTGGCTGGATCAGTGAATAAGGTAATTTTGGTCGGCAATCTCGGGAAGGACCCCGAGGTGCGCCGCACCCAGGATGGCAGGCCGATTGCGAACCTGTCGATCGCGACGAGCGAGAGTTGGCGCGACAAGGGCACCGGCGAGCGTCGCGAAAAGACCGAGTGGCACCGCGTTGTAATTTTTAACGAGGGCCTCGCCAAGGTCGCCGAGCAGTATCTCAAGAAGGGCGCCAAGGTCTACATCGAGGGCCAGCTGCAAACGCGCAAGTGGACCGACCAGAGCGGCGTCGAGAAGTATTCGACCGAGGTCGTGCTGCAGGGCTTCAACTCGACGATGACCATGCTCTCGGATGGTGGCGGTGGCCGTGGTGGTGGCGGCGGAGATGACCGCGGCTCCGGTGGCGGCAACTACGGTGGTGGTGTCGGTGGCGCCGCGCCGCGTCGCGGCGGCCAGGACAACGGCGGCCAGAGCTCGCGGTTCGACAACATGGACGACGATATTCCGTTCTAG
- a CDS encoding recombination protein NinB yields MSGIVIANEEDRIFLCRMVMGAKPGTLIEMHVDLASDAQRKKMWAMLGEVSKQVPHVDMNGNAKFYAPEQWKILFMHACGQEVEMMPSLDGSTFLPYEGRSSKMKSRDMGELLSCIEAWGVQNGVTFKEIS; encoded by the coding sequence ATGAGCGGGATCGTGATCGCCAACGAGGAGGATCGCATCTTCCTGTGCCGCATGGTGATGGGCGCCAAGCCGGGCACCCTGATCGAGATGCATGTCGATCTCGCCTCCGACGCCCAGCGCAAGAAGATGTGGGCGATGCTCGGCGAGGTGTCCAAGCAGGTGCCGCACGTCGACATGAACGGCAACGCCAAGTTCTACGCGCCCGAGCAGTGGAAAATTCTCTTCATGCACGCCTGCGGCCAGGAGGTGGAGATGATGCCATCGCTCGATGGCTCGACCTTCCTGCCCTACGAGGGTCGGTCCTCGAAGATGAAGTCTCGAGATATGGGCGAACTTCTGTCCTGCATCGAGGCGTGGGGCGTGCAGAACGGCGTCACCTTCAAGGAGATCAGTTGA
- a CDS encoding twin-arginine translocation signal domain-containing protein, with protein MTTRRDLFKVGAAAAAAVALPSSGPVVAGELVEPAVAVAPATPYATYPWRWWISLDGESFIEEFDTEAEAIKAAKGYGEKAIVAECQQQDFSLHVYGSDVIEMLYQNNEEDIGDGEFFDCTKEQSDELGQVVTAAIEAWAAKHKLNLTAWTFGQTRNRTEIPEEVA; from the coding sequence ATGACAACGCGCCGCGATCTGTTCAAGGTCGGCGCGGCTGCGGCCGCCGCCGTCGCACTGCCCTCCTCGGGCCCCGTCGTTGCGGGCGAGCTGGTCGAGCCCGCGGTCGCTGTAGCCCCGGCGACGCCCTACGCGACCTATCCGTGGCGCTGGTGGATCAGCCTCGACGGCGAGTCCTTCATCGAAGAGTTCGATACCGAGGCCGAGGCCATCAAGGCGGCCAAGGGTTACGGAGAGAAGGCCATTGTGGCTGAGTGCCAGCAGCAGGACTTCAGCCTTCATGTCTACGGCAGCGACGTCATCGAGATGCTCTACCAGAACAACGAGGAGGACATCGGCGATGGCGAGTTCTTCGACTGCACCAAGGAGCAGTCGGACGAGCTCGGCCAGGTCGTGACCGCCGCGATCGAGGCGTGGGCCGCGAAGCACAAGCTCAATCTGACGGCATGGACGTTCGGTCAGACCCGCAACCGCACCGAGATCCCAGAGGAGGTCGCCTGA
- a CDS encoding tyrosine-type recombinase/integrase, producing the protein MEDMPRPRPPYLQRGKSRHGKPYWFVKVGRSGPKITIRAEYGTKEFDEEYRAAVNGGATVKRKPRASKGTLEWAWQLYKASSAWNNEISESTRRQRSNIMKHVLKTGGASPLEDIDADAIAAGIERRAATPSQAKNFKQTMRQFFAWLKRQKIVAVNPAEDAELPKRPKTGGFKEWTEADVVKYEERWPRGTRQRVMLDVYMYTGLRRGDAAEVGPKHVYDQPAIVRDEVTGERKPIVKKVISLSTEKSQRQTAVHLPMLPPLAETLEAGPTGETFIVTETGDAYVKESLGNAFKDACVAAGIMDKSAHGLRKAAATRAADNGATAHELMAIFGWKDIKEAEIYTKAADRKRLALRAMGMLDNTAAANRDTLRS; encoded by the coding sequence ATGGAGGACATGCCCCGACCCCGTCCCCCTTATTTGCAGCGCGGCAAGAGCCGCCACGGCAAGCCGTACTGGTTTGTGAAGGTCGGTCGCAGCGGGCCGAAGATCACCATCCGTGCCGAATACGGCACCAAGGAGTTCGACGAGGAATACCGGGCGGCGGTGAATGGCGGCGCCACTGTCAAGCGCAAGCCACGGGCCAGCAAGGGAACGTTGGAGTGGGCGTGGCAGCTCTACAAGGCGTCGAGCGCGTGGAACAACGAGATCAGCGAATCGACCCGCCGCCAGCGTAGCAACATCATGAAGCACGTCCTCAAGACCGGAGGGGCAAGCCCGCTGGAGGACATCGACGCCGATGCGATCGCGGCTGGCATCGAACGGCGCGCCGCAACGCCGTCGCAAGCGAAGAACTTCAAGCAGACCATGCGTCAGTTCTTCGCCTGGCTGAAGCGTCAGAAGATCGTGGCGGTCAATCCGGCCGAGGACGCCGAGCTGCCGAAGCGCCCCAAGACCGGCGGCTTCAAGGAGTGGACTGAGGCCGACGTCGTGAAGTACGAGGAGCGCTGGCCGCGCGGCACCCGGCAGCGGGTTATGCTGGATGTGTATATGTATACCGGCCTACGCCGTGGCGACGCCGCCGAGGTCGGACCCAAGCACGTTTACGACCAGCCGGCCATCGTGCGGGACGAGGTCACGGGCGAGAGGAAACCGATCGTCAAGAAGGTCATCTCACTGTCGACCGAGAAGAGCCAGCGCCAGACGGCGGTTCACCTGCCCATGCTCCCTCCGTTGGCTGAAACGCTGGAGGCGGGCCCCACCGGGGAAACCTTCATCGTCACCGAGACCGGCGACGCCTACGTCAAGGAGAGCCTCGGCAATGCCTTCAAGGATGCCTGCGTCGCGGCCGGCATCATGGACAAGTCGGCGCACGGCCTCCGCAAGGCGGCCGCCACCCGGGCGGCCGACAACGGCGCCACCGCCCACGAACTGATGGCGATCTTCGGCTGGAAGGACATCAAAGAAGCGGAGATCTACACCAAGGCGGCGGACCGGAAGCGGCTGGCGCTGCGGGCGATGGGGATGCTCGACAATACGGCCGCGGCGAACCGCGACACGCTCAGATCGTGA
- a CDS encoding FliM/FliN family flagellar motor switch protein yields MPTLDKVSVDLMVVLGTTTMPIHQVMRLSRGAIIELDATEADEVKILANNLPVASGVVLVDRNRIAVEVKQMLPKSPGVRS; encoded by the coding sequence GTGCCCACCCTCGATAAAGTCAGCGTAGATCTCATGGTGGTCCTCGGCACGACCACCATGCCGATTCATCAGGTCATGCGGCTGTCCCGCGGCGCCATCATCGAACTGGATGCCACCGAGGCCGACGAGGTCAAGATCCTCGCCAACAACCTGCCGGTGGCCAGCGGCGTGGTGCTGGTCGACCGCAACCGGATTGCGGTCGAGGTCAAGCAAATGCTGCCGAAATCTCCCGGAGTTCGCAGTTAA